The window GGCCGGCACCACCCGGAAACCGCGGACCACTTCGCGCACGATGGCGTCGAGGGTGATCACATCGTCGCGCCCGACCGGGAAGACCTGTTCACCGGCGGGGAAGAAGCCGCGCAGGACACCCGAGGAATGGACCGTGAGCGCGTCGGTGCTGCGCATGCCGGACAGCATACGCCGGGGTTGTCGCGGTGCTGCAAAATGCTACAAATACCGCACGGCCACCCAGGGAGCCCCCACAGTGTCTGACCCGATCGGCAAACTCGCGCCACACCAGCGGGCTCTGCTGGACACCTGGCTCCCCGGCGCGCGGGTGGTGCGCGACCACAGCTGGGGCATCGTGGAGACCACGGTTCTGGAGCTCACCCACGGTGACCGGCGGTTGATCCTGAAAGCCGGCGGCGCCACCGACCACCACATCGCCCGTGAGCTTCGCGCCCACCGCGAGTGGCTGACCCCGTGGACGAGCCGGGGCCGGGCGTCGTCTCTGGTGCACGGCGACGTCGACGCGAAACTACTGGTCACCACCTATCTGCCGGGTGAGCTGGTGACGGCGGTCAGCCCCGACGTCTTCCGTCAGGCCGGCGAGTTGCTGGCGATGCTGCACGACCGCCCGTCCGGCACCGACGACTACGAGCGCCGGGAGAACGCCAAGTGCCTGAGACTCCTGGACGGCCCGCACCGCATCGCCCCGGCCACGGTCGACCGGCTGCGCGAGCTGATCACCGGTTGGCCTGCCGAGCCCGAACCCGTCGTACCCACGCACGGTGACTGGCAGCCCCGCAACTGGCTGATCCACGAGGGCGTGGTCGCCGTCATCGACTTCGGCCGGGCCGCGCTGCGCCCCGCCTACACCGACCTGTCCCGGCTGGCGGCCCAGGACTTCCGCGACGATCCCGCTCTGGAGACGGCGTTCTTCGAGGGGTACGGGTCGGATCCGCGCACGCCCGGCGGATGGGATCGGGGCCGGATGCGGGAGGCGATCGGCACCGCCTGCTGGGCCTACGCGCAGGGCATCGACGACTTCGAGGCGCAGGGCCACCGGATGATCGCCGAGGCGCTCGCGGAAAATTCTTCGTCTGACGTGTCAACCGGCTGATCCATCGAACCCGTCTCAGTCGCGAAACACCTGACGGGGAGGGTACGACGATGAGGGCTGGCTCGGATGACGAGTTCACCGAATACGTCACGGCACGGATTCCCGTGCTGCGGCGTCTGGCGTATCTCCTGACCGGTGACGGTCATCGGGCCGACGATCTGGTCCAGCAGACGATCACGACGCTGTATGTGAAGTGGCAGCGGGCGAGGGCGGCCGACAACCTGGACGCCTACGTGCGCAAGATGCTGGTGCGCACCTATGTGGACGAGAAACGCCTGGCCTGGGCCCGGGTCGGCCTGTTCCGTGAGGCGCCGGAGTCCGCTCCGGTCGCCGACGGCGGAGCAGAGGACCGCCAGGTGGTACGCGCCGCGCTGTCCCGGTTACCCCGGCGCCAGCAGGCCGTCCTGGTGCTGCGCTTCTACTACGACCTGCCTGTCGACGAGGTCGCGGCCATGCTCGGCTGCACCTCCGGCACGGTCAAGACCCACACCTCACGTGGCCTGGCCACGCTCCGGCGCCTGCTCGGTGACTCCGACGCGGCCGCTTTCCAGTTCGCGAGCTGACTACTTCCAGGAGCGATGATGCGCACCGAGCATGACCTGATCCAGTTGCTCGACGACGAGCCACCCACTCCGTCCGCCGTCGACGTCCGTGGTGCGATCGCCACCGGCCGCCGTCGCCGGGCGATCCGCAACGCCGGTTTCGCCGGGGCCTCCGTGACCGCGCTGGCCGTCGCCGGTGTCGTCGCGGTCAGCAGCAACCTGTTCGTCCCGGGCCCGGCCCCGGACGAGTTCGCCGGTCCGGTCCCGGTCCCGACGGCCTGCACCGTGCAGGATCCGGCCGGGGTGGCCGGGTCGGTGGTCCGGGGATCCGACCCGACCGGCCGTTACCTGGTCGGGCGCACCGAGCCGACCGCCGAGGCGGTGCTCTGGCGGGACGGTCGCGGCGCCGTCGTGGATCTGCCCGGCGCCGGGCGGTCGGCTCTGACCGGGGTCAACAGCTCCGGGACGGCGGTCGGCTGGCGGTTCGAGGCGGACGGCCGGCCCGAGCCGGTCCCGTTCGTGGTCGAGGACGGCAAGGTGTCGCCGCTGCCGGGTTCCGGGCACGGCCTGCCCCTCGCGATCAACGACGCCGGGACGATCGTGGGTGACTCCGGCGGGCACCCCGTGCGGTGGTCGTCGGCGACCAGTGAGGCGGTTCGTCTGGCGCTTCCGCCCGGGGCGGTGCGGGGTAGCGCGATCGACGTCGACGAGGACGGCACCGTGGTCGGTGACGTCGACTGGAAGGGGTTCGTCTGGATGCCGGACGGCCGCCGGTTCGCGTTGCCCCTGCCGGAGATCGGCGGTGAGAAGGCGTCGATGAGCACGATCTTCGGGATCCGTAACGGCTGGGTCGTCGGCTGGGCCGCCACCACTGAGCGTCCGCCGTCCGGGAGCGCCTCGGTGATCGCCCGGCAGACGGTGTCGATGCGGTGGAACGTGCACACCGGCGAGACCAAGATCTTCCCGGCGACGCAGCTGGAGCCGACCGCGGTGAGCGCGGAAGGCTGGCTGGTCGGCATGGCGAGCGGCCGGGGCCCGGTGCTGGTGGCGGGAACGACCACGCTGGACCTTCCCCTTCCCGGGGGAGCCATGGCGGCGGCCGACGCGCAGTTCTCGATCAGCGACGACGGCCGGACCATCACCGGCCTGATCGTCGACGCGTCCGCCGCGCGCCGCTCGGTGATCTGGCACTGCAACTGACGGGGGAGCGGGGGCCGGCCACTTCGGGCCGGTCCCCGCTCGGGTTCCGGCCGGGTCCGATTGCCGTTTCCCGATCAGCGAAAGCATCACCTGGGCGGCCCCGGAGGCGTGAGCGCGATCCGGTGGTGGCCGCCCGGCACCTCGACGAGCTGAGCCGATTCGGTCACGGCGAGGATCGGGAGCGGGAAGGCCGACATGACGTCGAGGACTGCCGCCCGATCGGTGACCCCGGTGGCGAGCGTGCAGTGCGGCAGGAGACGGTCGGGCCGATAGTAGGGCCGGATGTCCTCGGCGATGGGCTCGACGGCTTCGTGGACCCGCCGGTGCAGGGTCAGGAACCGCTGCGAGGGGATGGCGCCGAGGAAGGCCACCGACTCGTCGGTGAGGAAGAAGCCGAGGCTAGCCAGCGGCAGCGGGAGCCCGGTGGCGGTGGCGAGGACCGGCCGCAGGGCGTCGGCGATCCGCGCGGGGTCGTCGTGTTCGAGGACGGACAGGCTCACGTGCGGGTGGTAGTCGGCGCCGGGGCGGCTGCCGAGCGAGGGGACACCGTGCTCGTCGAGGGCCGTCCAGATCTGCCTGACCCGCCGGTCGGACTGCTCGTCCAGGAAGAGCTCGATCGCATGGGGCACGACGGTCAGACTCTCACGGTATGGGCCACGCTCGGCGTCGATGGTGACGCCCGGCCGGCGGGGAAGCCGGCCGGGACGGGGTTCACCTACTTGTGGGGGACGGCGCGGTCAGTATCCGTAGCGGCTCTTCAGGTGCCGCCACCAGTCGCGGAACATCCAGGCGTCGAACTCGGTGATCGACGCACTGCTGCCCGCCTTCATGATGAAGTTGCTGACGCCGCTCGGGGTCCAGTCGTAGAAGTCGTCCAGACCCCAGGTGTGGCCGATCTCGTGCAGCAGAATCGTCATGTTGGCCGCGTTGAGGTTGTTCATGAAGTACTCGCGGCCCATCCGCTGACCCCAGTCGCCGCCCGCGCCGCCGCCGAAACCGTCGGTCAGCCACAGTGACTGGTCGTAGTGGCGTGCGTAGCCACCGGGACAGTTGGGGTACTGCCCGTTCTGGTTGAAGAACCGCCCGCACGGGGTCGAGCACTGCGGGGCGTTCTCGCGGATGTCGTTGACGTAGATGTCGACCGACGTGTCCGTCCACTGCAGCTGCGAGCGGTTGCGGACGGCCCAGCCGACGACCTTGACCGGCACGTCACCGTACGGCCAGGCGTTGTGCCCGACCAGCTCGTCCATCCACTTCTTGTGCTGCCGGGCCAGGGTGGCGTGGATCTGGTCGCGCTGGGCGGCCGTCACCGACGCCGACGAGTCCCAGCGGACGCAGTAGTTGATGTACCCACGGTTGGCCATGATCTGGTCCCAGCCGTAGTTGCGGAACCCGTACAGGTTGCCGTTGTTGTAGGTCTGCTCCTGGTGCTGCCAGACCTGGTTGAGCGGGGTGACCAGGTTGGCCGGCGGACTCCAGGTGGCCGGCGCGGCCAGCGCCGCCGAGGCCGGGGTCAGGAAGATCGCCATGAGGATGGCGATCAATCTCCTGCGCATGGATCCCTCCTTCTAGGACGTAACATCGAACCGTTTCGATGTTCCGGCCACGCTGCCTTACGAAACCGTTTTCGGCAAGATGTCCGCCGGGTTACGCGCCGCGCCGCGAAGCCTTGACAGGGCGTTTGCTGGAGTATTACGTTCCTGAAAACCTTTTCGGTACAGCATGGACGCCAGATATTCCAGGTGAGCCGCAGGATTCCATCGCGGCTGCTGAAACCTTCCGAAACTTTCTGAAAGCGATTCATGGAGGTACTCCGTGCGAAGAATCCTGGTGTGGACCGCGCTGGCGGCCCTGATGGCGGGCCCGCTCGTGGCCTGTTCGTCGGAGGGCGGCCAGGGTGAGGCGCAGGCACCCACCGGAGCCGGGGTGGACGGTGTCGACGACGGCTCCGAGTTGACGCTGTGGACCCGGGCTCCGCTCGAGCTTCAGGCCAAGGCCCTGGTCGACGCCTACAACAAGTCCCACAAGAACCAGGTCAAGCTGACCATCGTCCCCAACGACGACTACGTGGCCAAGGTCGGCGCCGCGGCCGGAAGCGGTGACCTGCCCGATCTGTTCGCGGCCGACATCGTCTACGTGCCGAACTGGACCGAGGCCGGGCTCTTCTCCGACCTCACCGAGAGCATCGCCAAGCTGCCGTACGCCGACAAGATCAACCAGGGGCACCTGACGGCCGGCACGCACGAGGGCAAGAAGTACGTGCTCCCGTTCGTCCTCGACCTGTCGGTGATCTTCTGGAACAAGGCGCTCTACAAGGAGGCCGGCCTCGACCCGGAGAAGGGCCCGACCACCCTCGACGAGTTCAAGCAGCAGGCCCTGGCCGTGCAGAACCTGAAGAAGGCGGACACCTACGGCACCTACTTCGGCGGCAACTGCGGTGGCTGCAACGTCTTCACCTGGTTCCCGATGGTCTGGGCCAGCGGCGAGGACGTGATGGACCCGGAGGGCAAGAAGTCGCTGCTCAACGGTTCCGCCTCGCAGAAGGTCTACAGCACCTGGCGTGACCTGCAGACGGCCGGCGCGATCGCACCCGGCTCGAAGGACGAGACCGGCGCCACCTGGGTCGCCGCGTTCCAGGAGGGCAAGATCGGCGTGATGCCGTACCCGGCGACCCTGCTGCCGACCGCGTCGAAGACGGTCGACGTCGGCGTGACCGGCATCCCGGGCGTCTCCGGCGGCCAGTCGACGTTCGTCGGCGGCGACGGCATCGGCATCTCCAAGGACGCCGAGAAGACCCAGCAGGCGTGGAACTTCATGGCCTGGCTGATGTCCGAGAAGGCACAGGTCGACGTGCTCGCCGCCGGCAACAGCACGGTCGCCCGGACCGACCTGGCCGACAACCAGTACTCGGCGAAGGACCCGCGGGTCGCCACCATCAACAAGGTCGCCGGCCTGCCGACCAGCAAGACCCCGGTCGCGGTCAACTTCCAGCAGGCGTTCAACGCGCCGGGCAGCCCGTGGGTCACCCTTCTCCGCAACCAGGTGTACGGCGACGCGTCCACCCTGGAGAAGGACAACGAAGCAGTCACCCAGGTTCTCGGCCAGTGAGCGTGGCTTCACGGATCAGCGTCACCGAGCGGTCCGGCCTGGTCTCCAGGCCGGCCGCCGCCCGGAAGCGGAAGTTGACCGGCTGGGCGTACGCGGCACCGACCGCCCTGTTCGTGCTGATCTTCTTCGTGACGCCGATCCTGCTGGTGGGCCGGATGTCGGTGTCCGACTGGGGGCTGTTCGCCGGCAACCGCGGCCTGAACGCGCCGGAGAACTTCACCGACGTGGCCGAGTACCGGCTGTTCTGGCCCGCGGTCTGGTTCACCGTCAAGTACACCCTGGTCACCACGGTGATCCTGCTCGGCCTGGCCCTGCTGCTCGCCCTGATCGTGCAGGAGTCGAGCCGCTGGACCGGGTTCCTGCGCACCTCGTTCCTGGTGCCCAGCGCGCTCGGCCTGGCGTCGGCGTCGCTGCTGTTCTACGCCCTCTACTCACCGCAGAGCAGCCCGTTCGGGTTCCTCGGGGTGTCGTTCCTGGGCACCCCGACGGCGGCGCTGTGGTCGACGGTCGCGCTGATCGTGTGGCGGTTCGCCGGCTTCTACATGCTGCTGCTCCTGGTCGGGTTGCAGGGCATCTCAGCCGACGTGTACGAGGCGGCCCGGCTCGACGGCGCCGGCCGCTGGCAGACGTTCCGCTACGTCACGCTGCCGCTGCTGCGGTCGTCGATCGCGCTGTGCACGATCCTCTGCGTCACCGGGTCGATGCTCGCGTTCGACCAGTTCTACCTGCTCACCAAGGGTGGTCCGGACAACAGCACGCTGACCATCGTCCAGCTGATCTACAACTTCGCGTTCTTCGGCGGCAACGACCTGGGCCGCGCCGCCGCACTGTCGATCATGCTGCTGGCCGCCCTGCTCATCGCCAACGTCCTGCAGTTCCGGGGACTGCGCGGGAAAGAAGGGTGACGCGGTGATCCGTACCCCGCAGAAGGTTTTGACCGGCGGTCTCGCCCTGTTGTTCCTGTTCCCGCTGCTCTGGGCGAGTGTCGCGTCGGTGAGTCCGCAGGCGGGCTCGGCGCAGATCGACGGGTGGGGGTTGGGCAACTACCGGACTCTCGCGAACTACCAGGCCGGCATCGGTCAGTACCTGCTGAACTCGACCGCGGTGTCGCTGATGACGGTGGCGTTCACGCTGTTCGTGTCGCTGCTCGGCGGCTACGCGTTCGCCCAGTTCCGGTTTCCCGGCCGGGACCTGCTGTTCCTGGTCACGCTGGCGATCCTGATGGTGCCCTACGCGACCCTGTTGATCCCGCTCTACGTGTTGCTCAACCAGCTCGGCCTGCAGGACTCGCTGCTCGGCCTGGCACTGGTGCTCACCATGTTCCAGCTGCCGTTCGCGACGTTCATGATGCGGATCTCGTTCGAGTCGGTGCCCAAGGACCTGTCCGAGTCGGCGCAGGTCGACGGCTGCGGAACCCTGCGCACCCTGCTGTACGTGCTGGTCCCGGCGGTCAAACCGGGCCTGATCACGGTCGGCCTGTTCGCTTTCCTCGCCGCGTGGAACGACTTCATCACCCCGCTCGTGCTGATCAGCGACTCGGCGAAGATGCCGCTCCCGCTGGCCGTGGCGAACATGCGCCAGCAGGTGATGGGGATCGTCGACTACGGCGCGACCGAGGCCGGCGTGGTGGTGCTCGCGCTGCCCTGCGTCGTCCTGTTCCTCGCACTCCAACGGCACTACGTCCGCGGTTTCATGTCCGGCGCACTCAAGGGCTGATGATTCACATGACGATCGACGAAACACTGGCCACCGCCGTGTCCGGAATGCCGGTGGCACCCACCCGGGGCCGGCTGCGGCCACTGGGCGTGGGCGAGGTGACCCTGCGGTCCGGCTTCTGGCAGCGGCGCCAGGACACCAACTCGGCGCACACGCTGGCGCACATCGAACGCTGGCTGGAGAAGGCCGGCTGGCTGGCGAACTTCGAACTGGTCGACGTGGGGGATCGGCGGGGGCGGGAGTTCGCCGACACCGAGGTCTACAAGTATCTGGAGGCGCTGGCCTGGGAGTACGGCCGGACCCGCGACCCGGAGATCGACAACCGGTACCGGGCGATCGTGCGCCGGGTGGTCGCCGCCCAGGAGCCGGACGGCTACCTCAACACCCTGTACGGCCGCCCCGGCCAGGCGCCCCGCTACAGCGACCTGGAGTGGGGGCACGAGCTCTACTCGTTCGGCTACCTGATCCAGGCCGCCGTGGCCCGGGCCCGCACCTACGGCCCGGACGAGCTGCTGGAGGCCGCGCTACGGGCCGCCGACCACGTGTGCGCCGAGTTCGGTCCGGAGGGCCGCAACGGGATCTGCGGCCACGCCGAGATCGAGCTCGCCCTGGTCGAGCTGTACCGGCTGACCGGGGTGCGCCGCTACCTCGACCAGGCCCGGCTGTTCGTGGAGCGGCACGGGCACGGGACGCTGGCCGACATCGAGTTCGGTCGGTCCTACTTCCAGGACGACATCGCGGTCCGCGACGCCGACGTGTTCCGCGGGCACGCGGTCCGGGCCACCTATCTGGCCGCCGGGGCGGTCGACGTGGCGGTCGAGACCGGGGACGCCGGGCTCCTCGACGCGGTCACCAGGCAGTGGCGCAACACGGTCGCCAGGCGTACCTACATCACCGGCGGCATGGGGTCCCGGCACCAGGACGAGGCGTTCGGCGAGGACTTCGTGCTGCCGCCGGACCGCGCCTACAGCGAGACGTGCGCCGGGGTCGGGTCGGTGCTGCTGTCCTGGCGGCTGCTGCTGGCGCACGGCGATCCGCGGTACGCCGACCTGATCGAGCGGACCCTGTTCAACGTCATCGCCACCTCGCCCGGCGACGGCGGGGACCGGTTCTTCTACACCAACACGCTGCACCAGCGGACTCTCGGCGCCGAACCGCCGGCCGACGTGCAGGTGCCCCGGGCCGCCTCCAACCTGCGCGCCCCCTGGTTCGACGTGTCCTGCTGCCCGACGAACC of the Actinoplanes sichuanensis genome contains:
- a CDS encoding ABC transporter substrate-binding protein, translated to MRRILVWTALAALMAGPLVACSSEGGQGEAQAPTGAGVDGVDDGSELTLWTRAPLELQAKALVDAYNKSHKNQVKLTIVPNDDYVAKVGAAAGSGDLPDLFAADIVYVPNWTEAGLFSDLTESIAKLPYADKINQGHLTAGTHEGKKYVLPFVLDLSVIFWNKALYKEAGLDPEKGPTTLDEFKQQALAVQNLKKADTYGTYFGGNCGGCNVFTWFPMVWASGEDVMDPEGKKSLLNGSASQKVYSTWRDLQTAGAIAPGSKDETGATWVAAFQEGKIGVMPYPATLLPTASKTVDVGVTGIPGVSGGQSTFVGGDGIGISKDAEKTQQAWNFMAWLMSEKAQVDVLAAGNSTVARTDLADNQYSAKDPRVATINKVAGLPTSKTPVAVNFQQAFNAPGSPWVTLLRNQVYGDASTLEKDNEAVTQVLGQ
- a CDS encoding carbohydrate ABC transporter permease, with product MIRTPQKVLTGGLALLFLFPLLWASVASVSPQAGSAQIDGWGLGNYRTLANYQAGIGQYLLNSTAVSLMTVAFTLFVSLLGGYAFAQFRFPGRDLLFLVTLAILMVPYATLLIPLYVLLNQLGLQDSLLGLALVLTMFQLPFATFMMRISFESVPKDLSESAQVDGCGTLRTLLYVLVPAVKPGLITVGLFAFLAAWNDFITPLVLISDSAKMPLPLAVANMRQQVMGIVDYGATEAGVVVLALPCVVLFLALQRHYVRGFMSGALKG
- a CDS encoding carbohydrate ABC transporter permease, yielding MSVASRISVTERSGLVSRPAAARKRKLTGWAYAAPTALFVLIFFVTPILLVGRMSVSDWGLFAGNRGLNAPENFTDVAEYRLFWPAVWFTVKYTLVTTVILLGLALLLALIVQESSRWTGFLRTSFLVPSALGLASASLLFYALYSPQSSPFGFLGVSFLGTPTAALWSTVALIVWRFAGFYMLLLLVGLQGISADVYEAARLDGAGRWQTFRYVTLPLLRSSIALCTILCVTGSMLAFDQFYLLTKGGPDNSTLTIVQLIYNFAFFGGNDLGRAAALSIMLLAALLIANVLQFRGLRGKEG
- a CDS encoding glycoside hydrolase family 127 protein, which produces MTIDETLATAVSGMPVAPTRGRLRPLGVGEVTLRSGFWQRRQDTNSAHTLAHIERWLEKAGWLANFELVDVGDRRGREFADTEVYKYLEALAWEYGRTRDPEIDNRYRAIVRRVVAAQEPDGYLNTLYGRPGQAPRYSDLEWGHELYSFGYLIQAAVARARTYGPDELLEAALRAADHVCAEFGPEGRNGICGHAEIELALVELYRLTGVRRYLDQARLFVERHGHGTLADIEFGRSYFQDDIAVRDADVFRGHAVRATYLAAGAVDVAVETGDAGLLDAVTRQWRNTVARRTYITGGMGSRHQDEAFGEDFVLPPDRAYSETCAGVGSVLLSWRLLLAHGDPRYADLIERTLFNVIATSPGDGGDRFFYTNTLHQRTLGAEPPADVQVPRAASNLRAPWFDVSCCPTNLARTFASLAAYIATVDDDGLQIHQYTSAVIRTSAYHVEIDTAYPEDGLVSIRIVAGPDTPWTLSLRVPAWASGATLDGLPISRGLVQLRRDFTAGQVLQLRLPVQPRLVTGDDRIDAVRGAAAVERGPVVYCLESVDVPPDVAFDALRLDPGTVPVDADGTVLVTCRPAAAADHDWPYRPATPPTDATPVRVALHPYHRWARRGPSTMRVWIPLTPER
- a CDS encoding SigE family RNA polymerase sigma factor; this translates as MRAGSDDEFTEYVTARIPVLRRLAYLLTGDGHRADDLVQQTITTLYVKWQRARAADNLDAYVRKMLVRTYVDEKRLAWARVGLFREAPESAPVADGGAEDRQVVRAALSRLPRRQQAVLVLRFYYDLPVDEVAAMLGCTSGTVKTHTSRGLATLRRLLGDSDAAAFQFAS
- a CDS encoding 2'-5' RNA ligase family protein gives rise to the protein MPHAIELFLDEQSDRRVRQIWTALDEHGVPSLGSRPGADYHPHVSLSVLEHDDPARIADALRPVLATATGLPLPLASLGFFLTDESVAFLGAIPSQRFLTLHRRVHEAVEPIAEDIRPYYRPDRLLPHCTLATGVTDRAAVLDVMSAFPLPILAVTESAQLVEVPGGHHRIALTPPGPPR
- a CDS encoding phosphotransferase — its product is MSDPIGKLAPHQRALLDTWLPGARVVRDHSWGIVETTVLELTHGDRRLILKAGGATDHHIARELRAHREWLTPWTSRGRASSLVHGDVDAKLLVTTYLPGELVTAVSPDVFRQAGELLAMLHDRPSGTDDYERRENAKCLRLLDGPHRIAPATVDRLRELITGWPAEPEPVVPTHGDWQPRNWLIHEGVVAVIDFGRAALRPAYTDLSRLAAQDFRDDPALETAFFEGYGSDPRTPGGWDRGRMREAIGTACWAYAQGIDDFEAQGHRMIAEALAENSSSDVSTG